A region from the Helicoverpa armigera isolate CAAS_96S chromosome 6, ASM3070526v1, whole genome shotgun sequence genome encodes:
- the Chinmo gene encoding zinc finger protein chinmo isoform X4, translated as MNKKPKKTRAGIRGGPGMDSQQQQYCLKWNSFGSNLATSFANLWNSESLADVTLYCEGRQFKAHKVILAACSKHFQELFDTAPPSHAGACYVILEATTADNMQALLEFMYKGEVHVSQDALSSFLKSGENLQVKGLSMEMSQDAWVKQQTQQNSGDRHQARIKTSPVSGSGNCEVQESAAPSSHTATFAPIMPQYGMPMHGSGSMGRYAPPAHLPMHAAGHRRPAPPKPSPSQSPHARNYRQSSSSSHCGSVADEPDTRSSPGAARYEDADALPAPAPPKNNGYERANADDMPERLNNDQGAEDLRIKSENDYQPPGYNNSPPPATSLPNANYHDKPMETSPVPPKPSPDIWPTKLITSKSGGIATADGKKLKCPYCERLYGYETNLRAHIRQRHQGIRVPCPHCSRTFTRNNTVRRHIAREHRAHLPPAALHHAQ; from the exons ATGAATAAAAAACCCAAGAAAACAAG GGCAGGTATACGAGGCGGCCCGGGTATGGACTCCCAGCAGCAGCAGTACTGCCTAAAATGGAACAGCTTCGGTTCAAATCTCGCCACTTCGTTTGCGAACCTGTGGAACTCGGAGAGTCTCGCCGACGTCACTCTATACTGCGAAG GACGCCAATTCAAAGCTCACAAGGTGATCCTGGCAGCATGCAGTAAGCACTTCCAGGAGTTGTTCGACACGGCGCCGCCGAGCCATGCGGGCGCGTGTTACGTCATCCTGGAGGCCACCACGGCCGACAACATGCAGGCGCTGCTCGAGttcatgtacaaaggcgaggtGCACGTCAGCCAGGACGCGCTCTCCAGCTTCCTCAAGAGTGGAGAGAACTTGCAG GTCAAAGGCCTGTCGATGGAAATGTCTCAGGACGCTTGGGTGAAGCAGCAAACTCAGCAGAACTCTGGAGACCGCCATCAGGCACGCATCAAAACCAGTCCGGTGTCAGGGTCAGGAAATTGTGAGGTGCAGGAGTCAGCTGCGCCATCTTCGCACACAGCCACGTTCGCTCCGATCATGCCGCAGTACGGCATGCCGATGCACGGCAGCGGCAGCATGGGCCGCTACGCGCCGCCGGCGCACCTGCCCATGCACGCGGCCGGCCAccgccgccccgcgccgcccaaGCCCTCGCCGTCTCAGAGCCCACACGCTAGGAATTACAG GCAAAGCTCGTCGTCGTCGCACTGCGGCAGCGTGGCGGACGAGCCGGACACGCGCTCGTCGCCCGGCGCCGCGCGCTACGAGGACGCCGACGCGctgcccgcgcccgcgccgcccaaGAACAACGGCTACGAGCGCGCCAACGCCGACGACATGCCCGAACGACTCAACAATGACCAAGGTGCTGAAG attTACGGATAAAGAGCGAGAACGACTACCAACCGCCCGGATACAACAACTCGCCGCCGCCGGCCACCTCGCTGCCCAACGCCAACTACCACGACAAGCCCATGGAGACGTCGCCCGTGCCGCCCAAGCCCAGTCCCGACATCTGGCCCACCAAGCTCATCACCAGCAAGTCCGGCGGCATCGCCACTGCCGACG GCAAGAAGCTGAAGTGCCCGTACTGCGAGCGGCTGTACGGCTACGAGACCAACCTGCGCGCGCACATCCGGCAGCGGCACCAGGGCATCCGCGTGCCGTGCCCGCACTGCTCCCGCACCTTCACGCGCAACAACACCGTGCGGCGCCACATCGCGCGCGAGCACCGCGCGCACCTGCCGCCCGCCGCGCTGCACCACGCGCAGTAA
- the Chinmo gene encoding zinc finger protein chinmo isoform X3, translated as MESRKVLALFSRAGIRGGPGMDSQQQQYCLKWNSFGSNLATSFANLWNSESLADVTLYCEGRQFKAHKVILAACSKHFQELFDTAPPSHAGACYVILEATTADNMQALLEFMYKGEVHVSQDALSSFLKSGENLQVKGLSMEMSQDAWVKQQTQQNSGDRHQARIKTSPVSGSGNCEVQESAAPSSHTATFAPIMPQYGMPMHGSGSMGRYAPPAHLPMHAAGHRRPAPPKPSPSQSPHARNYRQSSSSSHCGSVADEPDTRSSPGAARYEDADALPAPAPPKNNGYERANADDMPERLNNDQGAEDLRIKSENDYQPPGYNNSPPPATSLPNANYHDKPMETSPVPPKPSPDIWPTKLITSKSGGIATADGKKLKCPYCERLYGYETNLRAHIRQRHQGIRVPCPHCSRTFTRNNTVRRHIAREHRAHLPPAALHHAQ; from the exons GGCAGGTATACGAGGCGGCCCGGGTATGGACTCCCAGCAGCAGCAGTACTGCCTAAAATGGAACAGCTTCGGTTCAAATCTCGCCACTTCGTTTGCGAACCTGTGGAACTCGGAGAGTCTCGCCGACGTCACTCTATACTGCGAAG GACGCCAATTCAAAGCTCACAAGGTGATCCTGGCAGCATGCAGTAAGCACTTCCAGGAGTTGTTCGACACGGCGCCGCCGAGCCATGCGGGCGCGTGTTACGTCATCCTGGAGGCCACCACGGCCGACAACATGCAGGCGCTGCTCGAGttcatgtacaaaggcgaggtGCACGTCAGCCAGGACGCGCTCTCCAGCTTCCTCAAGAGTGGAGAGAACTTGCAG GTCAAAGGCCTGTCGATGGAAATGTCTCAGGACGCTTGGGTGAAGCAGCAAACTCAGCAGAACTCTGGAGACCGCCATCAGGCACGCATCAAAACCAGTCCGGTGTCAGGGTCAGGAAATTGTGAGGTGCAGGAGTCAGCTGCGCCATCTTCGCACACAGCCACGTTCGCTCCGATCATGCCGCAGTACGGCATGCCGATGCACGGCAGCGGCAGCATGGGCCGCTACGCGCCGCCGGCGCACCTGCCCATGCACGCGGCCGGCCAccgccgccccgcgccgcccaaGCCCTCGCCGTCTCAGAGCCCACACGCTAGGAATTACAG GCAAAGCTCGTCGTCGTCGCACTGCGGCAGCGTGGCGGACGAGCCGGACACGCGCTCGTCGCCCGGCGCCGCGCGCTACGAGGACGCCGACGCGctgcccgcgcccgcgccgcccaaGAACAACGGCTACGAGCGCGCCAACGCCGACGACATGCCCGAACGACTCAACAATGACCAAGGTGCTGAAG attTACGGATAAAGAGCGAGAACGACTACCAACCGCCCGGATACAACAACTCGCCGCCGCCGGCCACCTCGCTGCCCAACGCCAACTACCACGACAAGCCCATGGAGACGTCGCCCGTGCCGCCCAAGCCCAGTCCCGACATCTGGCCCACCAAGCTCATCACCAGCAAGTCCGGCGGCATCGCCACTGCCGACG GCAAGAAGCTGAAGTGCCCGTACTGCGAGCGGCTGTACGGCTACGAGACCAACCTGCGCGCGCACATCCGGCAGCGGCACCAGGGCATCCGCGTGCCGTGCCCGCACTGCTCCCGCACCTTCACGCGCAACAACACCGTGCGGCGCCACATCGCGCGCGAGCACCGCGCGCACCTGCCGCCCGCCGCGCTGCACCACGCGCAGTAA
- the Chinmo gene encoding zinc finger protein chinmo isoform X1, with translation MASRMRNHLPIPVPSPARGRSYVRAGIRGGPGMDSQQQQYCLKWNSFGSNLATSFANLWNSESLADVTLYCEGRQFKAHKVILAACSKHFQELFDTAPPSHAGACYVILEATTADNMQALLEFMYKGEVHVSQDALSSFLKSGENLQVKGLSMEMSQDAWVKQQTQQNSGDRHQARIKTSPVSGSGNCEVQESAAPSSHTATFAPIMPQYGMPMHGSGSMGRYAPPAHLPMHAAGHRRPAPPKPSPSQSPHARNYRQSSSSSHCGSVADEPDTRSSPGAARYEDADALPAPAPPKNNGYERANADDMPERLNNDQGAEDLRIKSENDYQPPGYNNSPPPATSLPNANYHDKPMETSPVPPKPSPDIWPTKLITSKSGGIATADGKKLKCPYCERLYGYETNLRAHIRQRHQGIRVPCPHCSRTFTRNNTVRRHIAREHRAHLPPAALHHAQ, from the exons GGCAGGTATACGAGGCGGCCCGGGTATGGACTCCCAGCAGCAGCAGTACTGCCTAAAATGGAACAGCTTCGGTTCAAATCTCGCCACTTCGTTTGCGAACCTGTGGAACTCGGAGAGTCTCGCCGACGTCACTCTATACTGCGAAG GACGCCAATTCAAAGCTCACAAGGTGATCCTGGCAGCATGCAGTAAGCACTTCCAGGAGTTGTTCGACACGGCGCCGCCGAGCCATGCGGGCGCGTGTTACGTCATCCTGGAGGCCACCACGGCCGACAACATGCAGGCGCTGCTCGAGttcatgtacaaaggcgaggtGCACGTCAGCCAGGACGCGCTCTCCAGCTTCCTCAAGAGTGGAGAGAACTTGCAG GTCAAAGGCCTGTCGATGGAAATGTCTCAGGACGCTTGGGTGAAGCAGCAAACTCAGCAGAACTCTGGAGACCGCCATCAGGCACGCATCAAAACCAGTCCGGTGTCAGGGTCAGGAAATTGTGAGGTGCAGGAGTCAGCTGCGCCATCTTCGCACACAGCCACGTTCGCTCCGATCATGCCGCAGTACGGCATGCCGATGCACGGCAGCGGCAGCATGGGCCGCTACGCGCCGCCGGCGCACCTGCCCATGCACGCGGCCGGCCAccgccgccccgcgccgcccaaGCCCTCGCCGTCTCAGAGCCCACACGCTAGGAATTACAG GCAAAGCTCGTCGTCGTCGCACTGCGGCAGCGTGGCGGACGAGCCGGACACGCGCTCGTCGCCCGGCGCCGCGCGCTACGAGGACGCCGACGCGctgcccgcgcccgcgccgcccaaGAACAACGGCTACGAGCGCGCCAACGCCGACGACATGCCCGAACGACTCAACAATGACCAAGGTGCTGAAG attTACGGATAAAGAGCGAGAACGACTACCAACCGCCCGGATACAACAACTCGCCGCCGCCGGCCACCTCGCTGCCCAACGCCAACTACCACGACAAGCCCATGGAGACGTCGCCCGTGCCGCCCAAGCCCAGTCCCGACATCTGGCCCACCAAGCTCATCACCAGCAAGTCCGGCGGCATCGCCACTGCCGACG GCAAGAAGCTGAAGTGCCCGTACTGCGAGCGGCTGTACGGCTACGAGACCAACCTGCGCGCGCACATCCGGCAGCGGCACCAGGGCATCCGCGTGCCGTGCCCGCACTGCTCCCGCACCTTCACGCGCAACAACACCGTGCGGCGCCACATCGCGCGCGAGCACCGCGCGCACCTGCCGCCCGCCGCGCTGCACCACGCGCAGTAA
- the Chinmo gene encoding zinc finger protein chinmo isoform X2: MASRMRNHLPIPVPSPARGRSYVRAGIRGGPGMDSQQQQYCLKWNSFGSNLATSFANLWNSESLADVTLYCEGRQFKAHKVILAACSKHFQELFDTAPPSHAGACYVILEATTADNMQALLEFMYKGEVHVSQDALSSFLKSGENLQVKGLSMEMSQDAWVKQQTQQNSGDRHQARIKTSPVSGSGNCEVQESAAPSSHTATFAPIMPQYGMPMHGSGSMGRYAPPAHLPMHAAGHRRPAPPKPSPSQSPHARNYRQSSSSSHCGSVADEPDTRSSPGAARYEDADALPAPAPPKNNGYERANADDMPERLNNDQDLRIKSENDYQPPGYNNSPPPATSLPNANYHDKPMETSPVPPKPSPDIWPTKLITSKSGGIATADGKKLKCPYCERLYGYETNLRAHIRQRHQGIRVPCPHCSRTFTRNNTVRRHIAREHRAHLPPAALHHAQ; the protein is encoded by the exons GGCAGGTATACGAGGCGGCCCGGGTATGGACTCCCAGCAGCAGCAGTACTGCCTAAAATGGAACAGCTTCGGTTCAAATCTCGCCACTTCGTTTGCGAACCTGTGGAACTCGGAGAGTCTCGCCGACGTCACTCTATACTGCGAAG GACGCCAATTCAAAGCTCACAAGGTGATCCTGGCAGCATGCAGTAAGCACTTCCAGGAGTTGTTCGACACGGCGCCGCCGAGCCATGCGGGCGCGTGTTACGTCATCCTGGAGGCCACCACGGCCGACAACATGCAGGCGCTGCTCGAGttcatgtacaaaggcgaggtGCACGTCAGCCAGGACGCGCTCTCCAGCTTCCTCAAGAGTGGAGAGAACTTGCAG GTCAAAGGCCTGTCGATGGAAATGTCTCAGGACGCTTGGGTGAAGCAGCAAACTCAGCAGAACTCTGGAGACCGCCATCAGGCACGCATCAAAACCAGTCCGGTGTCAGGGTCAGGAAATTGTGAGGTGCAGGAGTCAGCTGCGCCATCTTCGCACACAGCCACGTTCGCTCCGATCATGCCGCAGTACGGCATGCCGATGCACGGCAGCGGCAGCATGGGCCGCTACGCGCCGCCGGCGCACCTGCCCATGCACGCGGCCGGCCAccgccgccccgcgccgcccaaGCCCTCGCCGTCTCAGAGCCCACACGCTAGGAATTACAG GCAAAGCTCGTCGTCGTCGCACTGCGGCAGCGTGGCGGACGAGCCGGACACGCGCTCGTCGCCCGGCGCCGCGCGCTACGAGGACGCCGACGCGctgcccgcgcccgcgccgcccaaGAACAACGGCTACGAGCGCGCCAACGCCGACGACATGCCCGAACGACTCAACAATGACCAAG attTACGGATAAAGAGCGAGAACGACTACCAACCGCCCGGATACAACAACTCGCCGCCGCCGGCCACCTCGCTGCCCAACGCCAACTACCACGACAAGCCCATGGAGACGTCGCCCGTGCCGCCCAAGCCCAGTCCCGACATCTGGCCCACCAAGCTCATCACCAGCAAGTCCGGCGGCATCGCCACTGCCGACG GCAAGAAGCTGAAGTGCCCGTACTGCGAGCGGCTGTACGGCTACGAGACCAACCTGCGCGCGCACATCCGGCAGCGGCACCAGGGCATCCGCGTGCCGTGCCCGCACTGCTCCCGCACCTTCACGCGCAACAACACCGTGCGGCGCCACATCGCGCGCGAGCACCGCGCGCACCTGCCGCCCGCCGCGCTGCACCACGCGCAGTAA
- the Chinmo gene encoding zinc finger protein chinmo isoform X5, with translation MKRAGIRGGPGMDSQQQQYCLKWNSFGSNLATSFANLWNSESLADVTLYCEGRQFKAHKVILAACSKHFQELFDTAPPSHAGACYVILEATTADNMQALLEFMYKGEVHVSQDALSSFLKSGENLQVKGLSMEMSQDAWVKQQTQQNSGDRHQARIKTSPVSGSGNCEVQESAAPSSHTATFAPIMPQYGMPMHGSGSMGRYAPPAHLPMHAAGHRRPAPPKPSPSQSPHARNYRQSSSSSHCGSVADEPDTRSSPGAARYEDADALPAPAPPKNNGYERANADDMPERLNNDQGAEDLRIKSENDYQPPGYNNSPPPATSLPNANYHDKPMETSPVPPKPSPDIWPTKLITSKSGGIATADGKKLKCPYCERLYGYETNLRAHIRQRHQGIRVPCPHCSRTFTRNNTVRRHIAREHRAHLPPAALHHAQ, from the exons GGCAGGTATACGAGGCGGCCCGGGTATGGACTCCCAGCAGCAGCAGTACTGCCTAAAATGGAACAGCTTCGGTTCAAATCTCGCCACTTCGTTTGCGAACCTGTGGAACTCGGAGAGTCTCGCCGACGTCACTCTATACTGCGAAG GACGCCAATTCAAAGCTCACAAGGTGATCCTGGCAGCATGCAGTAAGCACTTCCAGGAGTTGTTCGACACGGCGCCGCCGAGCCATGCGGGCGCGTGTTACGTCATCCTGGAGGCCACCACGGCCGACAACATGCAGGCGCTGCTCGAGttcatgtacaaaggcgaggtGCACGTCAGCCAGGACGCGCTCTCCAGCTTCCTCAAGAGTGGAGAGAACTTGCAG GTCAAAGGCCTGTCGATGGAAATGTCTCAGGACGCTTGGGTGAAGCAGCAAACTCAGCAGAACTCTGGAGACCGCCATCAGGCACGCATCAAAACCAGTCCGGTGTCAGGGTCAGGAAATTGTGAGGTGCAGGAGTCAGCTGCGCCATCTTCGCACACAGCCACGTTCGCTCCGATCATGCCGCAGTACGGCATGCCGATGCACGGCAGCGGCAGCATGGGCCGCTACGCGCCGCCGGCGCACCTGCCCATGCACGCGGCCGGCCAccgccgccccgcgccgcccaaGCCCTCGCCGTCTCAGAGCCCACACGCTAGGAATTACAG GCAAAGCTCGTCGTCGTCGCACTGCGGCAGCGTGGCGGACGAGCCGGACACGCGCTCGTCGCCCGGCGCCGCGCGCTACGAGGACGCCGACGCGctgcccgcgcccgcgccgcccaaGAACAACGGCTACGAGCGCGCCAACGCCGACGACATGCCCGAACGACTCAACAATGACCAAGGTGCTGAAG attTACGGATAAAGAGCGAGAACGACTACCAACCGCCCGGATACAACAACTCGCCGCCGCCGGCCACCTCGCTGCCCAACGCCAACTACCACGACAAGCCCATGGAGACGTCGCCCGTGCCGCCCAAGCCCAGTCCCGACATCTGGCCCACCAAGCTCATCACCAGCAAGTCCGGCGGCATCGCCACTGCCGACG GCAAGAAGCTGAAGTGCCCGTACTGCGAGCGGCTGTACGGCTACGAGACCAACCTGCGCGCGCACATCCGGCAGCGGCACCAGGGCATCCGCGTGCCGTGCCCGCACTGCTCCCGCACCTTCACGCGCAACAACACCGTGCGGCGCCACATCGCGCGCGAGCACCGCGCGCACCTGCCGCCCGCCGCGCTGCACCACGCGCAGTAA
- the Chinmo gene encoding zinc finger protein chinmo isoform X6 gives MDSQQQQYCLKWNSFGSNLATSFANLWNSESLADVTLYCEGRQFKAHKVILAACSKHFQELFDTAPPSHAGACYVILEATTADNMQALLEFMYKGEVHVSQDALSSFLKSGENLQVKGLSMEMSQDAWVKQQTQQNSGDRHQARIKTSPVSGSGNCEVQESAAPSSHTATFAPIMPQYGMPMHGSGSMGRYAPPAHLPMHAAGHRRPAPPKPSPSQSPHARNYRQSSSSSHCGSVADEPDTRSSPGAARYEDADALPAPAPPKNNGYERANADDMPERLNNDQGAEDLRIKSENDYQPPGYNNSPPPATSLPNANYHDKPMETSPVPPKPSPDIWPTKLITSKSGGIATADGKKLKCPYCERLYGYETNLRAHIRQRHQGIRVPCPHCSRTFTRNNTVRRHIAREHRAHLPPAALHHAQ, from the exons ATGGACTCCCAGCAGCAGCAGTACTGCCTAAAATGGAACAGCTTCGGTTCAAATCTCGCCACTTCGTTTGCGAACCTGTGGAACTCGGAGAGTCTCGCCGACGTCACTCTATACTGCGAAG GACGCCAATTCAAAGCTCACAAGGTGATCCTGGCAGCATGCAGTAAGCACTTCCAGGAGTTGTTCGACACGGCGCCGCCGAGCCATGCGGGCGCGTGTTACGTCATCCTGGAGGCCACCACGGCCGACAACATGCAGGCGCTGCTCGAGttcatgtacaaaggcgaggtGCACGTCAGCCAGGACGCGCTCTCCAGCTTCCTCAAGAGTGGAGAGAACTTGCAG GTCAAAGGCCTGTCGATGGAAATGTCTCAGGACGCTTGGGTGAAGCAGCAAACTCAGCAGAACTCTGGAGACCGCCATCAGGCACGCATCAAAACCAGTCCGGTGTCAGGGTCAGGAAATTGTGAGGTGCAGGAGTCAGCTGCGCCATCTTCGCACACAGCCACGTTCGCTCCGATCATGCCGCAGTACGGCATGCCGATGCACGGCAGCGGCAGCATGGGCCGCTACGCGCCGCCGGCGCACCTGCCCATGCACGCGGCCGGCCAccgccgccccgcgccgcccaaGCCCTCGCCGTCTCAGAGCCCACACGCTAGGAATTACAG GCAAAGCTCGTCGTCGTCGCACTGCGGCAGCGTGGCGGACGAGCCGGACACGCGCTCGTCGCCCGGCGCCGCGCGCTACGAGGACGCCGACGCGctgcccgcgcccgcgccgcccaaGAACAACGGCTACGAGCGCGCCAACGCCGACGACATGCCCGAACGACTCAACAATGACCAAGGTGCTGAAG attTACGGATAAAGAGCGAGAACGACTACCAACCGCCCGGATACAACAACTCGCCGCCGCCGGCCACCTCGCTGCCCAACGCCAACTACCACGACAAGCCCATGGAGACGTCGCCCGTGCCGCCCAAGCCCAGTCCCGACATCTGGCCCACCAAGCTCATCACCAGCAAGTCCGGCGGCATCGCCACTGCCGACG GCAAGAAGCTGAAGTGCCCGTACTGCGAGCGGCTGTACGGCTACGAGACCAACCTGCGCGCGCACATCCGGCAGCGGCACCAGGGCATCCGCGTGCCGTGCCCGCACTGCTCCCGCACCTTCACGCGCAACAACACCGTGCGGCGCCACATCGCGCGCGAGCACCGCGCGCACCTGCCGCCCGCCGCGCTGCACCACGCGCAGTAA